The stretch of DNA TGACTTTCAGGCACTCAATGAGCTCTTCATTTCCACCCTCGCCTTCAAGCCTTTTTATAATATGAGCGTTTGCATCAAGCCCATTTGCCTCCATATATCTTGGCAGTAGCGCCATACGGCTAGTTAGACTACTTGAAGTCTTTTGAAGTGCGATAAAAAGTCCATCATGTACACTTAGCTCGCCGTATCTACCGCCTTGTTTTAAGAGCAAATTTTCTATCATACAAAAGTGTCTGATCTCATCTTCAGCCACTTCTAGCCAGTCTTCATAAAATTCTCTTGGCAAATTTCTAAATCTATAACAAGCATCAAGCGCGATGTCAATAGCACTAAATTCAATATGAGCTACCGAATGGATAAAATTTAAATTTTTATCCTTTGGCTTTACTTTTTTGTTTAGCTCTTTCATGCTAACTACTTCACAAAATTTTGCATAGCTAGGTGTTATTAACTCATTTGGTTTAGAGCTTTCACAAAAATTTATATTAAAATCTCGTTTAAATTTCTCATAAAATAGCTCAAATTTTAAAAATTTAAGCCCAATCTCGCCTTCATTTAAAATTTCCCAAATTTCATCATAAAAATTCATATTTTCTCTTTATTTAAATCTGTATTTACGAATGTAAATTTATATAAATAATGCTTAAAATTTGAGCCTAGTATTTGTTTTAAAAGGTTTTTAATAAAAATTTCTGATTTATTTTGCTTTGCCATATCCAGCAAATCTATTTGCTGCTAAGCAACTTGAGTTTGAACATCTTACAAGGTAGCTATTTATCTCTTGATTTCCTTTTAGATGCACATTTTTTTGTTTTAGATTCATATAGCTATGAATTATCTTTCCGCCAGAATTATGTATAAATTTTACTGTCTCATCGCCAAGGACAGCCGTAACTATGCCAACATGAGTGATATTTTTCTTATCTTTATTTTTCTGAACACCCTTGCC from Campylobacter concisus encodes:
- a CDS encoding ferritin-like domain-containing protein; this translates as MNFYDEIWEILNEGEIGLKFLKFELFYEKFKRDFNINFCESSKPNELITPSYAKFCEVVSMKELNKKVKPKDKNLNFIHSVAHIEFSAIDIALDACYRFRNLPREFYEDWLEVAEDEIRHFCMIENLLLKQGGRYGELSVHDGLFIALQKTSSSLTSRMALLPRYMEANGLDANAHIIKRLEGEGGNEELIECLKVILKEEVSHVYKGDKWFKFACKKEDIDENSYFDIILSLYPNSFKNVREINEQDRLKAGFSKEELCLIKNFSKER